A portion of the Bacillota bacterium genome contains these proteins:
- a CDS encoding signal peptidase I: MTANRWKRAGAAVTKSIVVLLTATAVLLTFFLLQSKLTGSEPAVFGHKIYIVMSGSMEPAVALGSLVAVRPLPAKEVAPGDIITYRSEHSGSLTTHRVAELETDTDNGLLFYTKGDANNARDPLPAKARQLVGKVVLTVPYAGYLFAYTRTGQGQLVLFGLAALVVVAELVRTQLAEKQLRHKNDGEEVEQKTAPNSRQA, encoded by the coding sequence ATGACTGCCAACCGGTGGAAAAGAGCAGGGGCAGCTGTAACCAAGTCCATTGTAGTTCTGCTTACAGCCACGGCGGTGTTGCTTACCTTCTTTCTGCTCCAGAGTAAGCTCACCGGCTCCGAACCGGCTGTCTTCGGCCATAAAATCTATATCGTTATGAGCGGCAGTATGGAGCCGGCGGTGGCCCTGGGCAGCTTGGTGGCGGTGCGACCGTTGCCAGCGAAAGAAGTGGCACCTGGGGATATCATCACCTATCGCAGTGAACACAGCGGCAGCCTCACCACCCACCGGGTAGCGGAGCTGGAGACCGATACCGATAACGGCCTGCTCTTTTACACCAAAGGCGACGCTAACAATGCCCGGGACCCCCTGCCGGCGAAGGCACGGCAACTGGTGGGCAAGGTAGTGCTCACTGTGCCCTATGCGGGCTACCTGTTCGCCTACACTCGCACCGGGCAAGGACAGTTGGTTCTGTTCGGCCTGGCGGCGCTGGTGGTGGTGGCAGAGCTGGTCCGGACCCAACTGGCGGAAAAACAGCTGCGTCATAAGAACGACGGCGAGGAGGTGGAACAAAAAACAGCTCCCAATAGCCGTCAAGCGTAA